Part of the Oerskovia paurometabola genome is shown below.
GCTTCGCGTCGCAGGCCGCCGCGGCGGCGACCGCGCTCATCGTCGGGATCCTCGCCGCCTACATCGCACCGGCCATGAAGGTGCCGCGCATCACGATGTCGGTGCCCGCGGTCGTCATCATGGTGCCGGGCGTCACGGCCTACCGCGCTGTCTACGAGTTCAACAGCGGTGCCACGCTCGACGCCCTGGCGTCGACCGTCGAGGCCGGGCTGGTGATCGTCGCGCTCGCGATCGGCCTCGCGGTCGCCCGCATGCTGACGGACAAGAACTGGACGTTCGAGCGGTAGGCGTACGCAGCGCGGGGGCCTGACCAGGCTTGTTGCACCGAGTGCATCGATGCACTTAGCGTAGGGACATGTCCCTGCCTGTCGTCGATCGTCGTGCTGCGCTCAAGGCCCGCCACCGGCGGGCCATCGTCGACGCCGCCGCGGCGCTCATCGGCGAGTCGGGCGGGACGAGGTTCTCGGTGGACGAGCTCGCGGAGCGCGCCGACGTCTCGCGGCGCACGGTCTTCAACCACTTCGCGTCGCTCGACGACGTGGTGACCGAGGTCTGCAGCGAGGTCGTCGGCGCAGCGCTCGACCGGCTCGACGCGATCGCGTCGGACCAGCAGGTTGGGCGGGACCAGCAGCGCCAGCGGGACCAGCAGGCCGGCCCCCCGCACGACGTCACGCTCTTCGACGAGGTCGCGGACGCCCTGCGCTCGACCGACTTCGTGACTCCGTTGGTCTATCTGACCCGCGTGCTGGGCGACGAGGGCGGCCCCTCGCCGCGGCGCGCCTACACCCTCATCAAGGTCTTCGCCGACGTGAGCATGCGCCTCA
Proteins encoded:
- a CDS encoding TetR/AcrR family transcriptional regulator, whose amino-acid sequence is MSLPVVDRRAALKARHRRAIVDAAAALIGESGGTRFSVDELAERADVSRRTVFNHFASLDDVVTEVCSEVVGAALDRLDAIASDQQVGRDQQRQRDQQAGPPHDVTLFDEVADALRSTDFVTPLVYLTRVLGDEGGPSPRRAYTLIKVFADVSMRLTAALAASHPDADPFDVELLVGSLMSGLIVVYLRWVDVTGAVDDPTSREAWTVLLERLLDATRTGHEPVASSRRTR